The following proteins come from a genomic window of Paramisgurnus dabryanus chromosome 19, PD_genome_1.1, whole genome shotgun sequence:
- the ankrd28a gene encoding serine/threonine-protein phosphatase 6 regulatory ankyrin repeat subunit A isoform X2 — protein MLLKIKEQSSLIKAIFNTDLDEVRSLIFKKEDVNVQDSEKRTPLHAAAYLGDAEILELLILSGARVNAKDNKWLTPLHRAVASCSEEAVRVLLKHSADVNARDKNWQTPLHVAAANKALRCSEVLVPLISNVNVSDRAGRTALHHAAFSGHTEMVQLLLSNGANINAFDKKDRRAVHWAAYMGHLEVMKLLVSHGAEVCCKDKKSYTPLHAAASSGMINVVKYLLHLGVDINQTNAYGNTPLHMACYNGQDVVVNELIDAGADVNQMNEKGFSPLHFTAASRQGALCLELLTASGANMNIKSKDGKTPLHMAAIHGRYSRSQAVIQNGADINCQDVKGNSPLHIAARYGHELLINTLLANGANAAQRGIHGMFPLHLAALSGFSDCCRKLLTSGFDIDTPDDFGRTCLHAAAAGGNLECLNLLLNAGADFNRKDSFGRTALHYAAVNCMYRCLFALVGSGASVNERDIRGCGPLHYTAAVDSHGKCVEYLLRNDANPGLRDKDGYNVVHYASAYGHRVCLELIANETPLEVLMDKSASDIINDSDIQPPISPLHLAAYHGHHHALDVLVQSLLDLDVRTPQGHTPLGLAAFKGHVECVNILVNQGSSTLLKDYTHKRCPIHSAAMNGHSECLRLLINNTDQETDVDIRDSKGQTPLMLAVLGGHTDCVYLLLSKGASVEARDKRGRTALHRGAVMGHEECVEALLRNRSSLLVQDSRGRSPLHLAAACGHVGVLRTLLKAAQSQSIIPVTEDNCCYTPLHWACYNGHDACVELILQQEEFRHMEGNSFSPLHCAVINDNASAADMLIEILGPGIVNAPDCQSRTPLHAAAFTDHVECLQLLLGHSAQVNPVDALGKTPLMMAAENGQTNAVELLVSGARADLTLQDANRNTALHLACSKGHETSALLILEKIRDRNLINSTNASLQTPLHIAARNGLTVVVQELLAKGSSVLAVDKNGYTPALACAPNRDVADCLALILANMIPVSPSSTGTMSDLTFSSINHFSSSSKTATFDSLPTLRSKHVSYRNFNSLAREDGLLVHDDELNDSDSETY, from the exons GACAGCGAGAAGAGGACGCCGCTTCACGCTGCTGCATACCTGGGTGATGCTGAGATATTAGAGCTGCTCATTCTGTCAG GGGCGAGAGTAAATGCTAAAGATAATAAATGGCTCACTCCCCTTCATCGGGCCGTGGCATCCTGTAGTGAG GAGGCCGTACGGGTGTTGTTAAAGCATTCTGCAGACGTCAATGCACGAGACAAAAACTGGCAGACGCCGCTGCATGTGGCCGCAGCCAATAAGGCGCTGCGCTGCTCTGAAGTGTTGGTCCCATTGATAAGCAACGTTAATGTGTCGGACAGGGCTGGACGGACAGCACTGCATCACGCTGCCTTCAGCGGACACACAGAG ATGGTTCAACTCCTGCTGTCTAATGGTGCAAACATCAATGCCTTTGATAAGAAAGACAGACGAGCTGTTCATTGGGCTGCATATATGG GTCATCTTGAAGTGATGAAGTTGTTGGTGTCTCACGGTGCTGAGGTTTGCTGTAAGGATAAGAAGTCTTACACGCCCCTTCACGCCGCCGCCTCCAGTGGAATGATCAATGTGGTCAAATACCTGCTGCATCTGGGTGTGGAT ATCAACCAGACGAATGCGTATGGAAACACCCCACTGCACATGGCCTGTTATAATGGACAGGATGTTGTTGTGAATGAGCTGATAGATGCAGGTGCTGATGTAAATCAGATGAATGAGAAGGGATTTTCCCCACTGCACTTCACCGCTGCATCCCGCCAGGGGGCGCTGTGTCTGGAGCTGCTCACGGCCAGCGGTGCCAATATGAACATTAAG AGTAAAGATGGTAAAACGCCTCTCCACATGGCCGCCATTCATGGGCGATACTCCCGATCTCAGGCTGTCATTCAGAACG GGGCAGATATCAACTGTCAAGACGTGAAGGGTAATTCTCCACTTCACATAGCGGCACGATACGGCCACGAGCTGCTCATCAACACGCTCCTGGCGAACGGTGCGAACGCGGCCCA GCGGGGCATCCATGGCATGTTTCCACTGCACCTGGCAGCGCTAAGCGGATTTTCTGACTGCTGTCGCAAACTTCTCACCTCAG GTTTTGACATCGACACGCCCGATGACTTTGGCAGGACGTGTTTGCATGCGGCAGCCGCAGGAGG GAATCTTGAATGTTTAAATCTGTTACTGAACGCCGGTGCAGACTTCAACAGGAAGGACAGCTTTGGGAG GACGGCGCTGCATTACGCTGCTGTTAACTGTATGTATCGGTGTTTGTTTGCTTTGGTCGGTTCGGGTGCGAGCGTGAATGAGCGAGACATCAGAGGCTGTGGTCCGCTGCATTACACTGCTGCTGTGGACTCGCACGGCAA GTGTGTGGAGTATCTGTTGAGGAATGATGCTAATCCGGGTCTCAGGGATAAAGACGGATACAACGTTGTTCACTACGCCTCAGCTTATGGCCACAGGGTCTGTCTGGAGCTG ATTGCCAATGAAACGCCATTAGAAGTG CTGATGGACAAATCTGCGTCTGACATCATAAATGATTCAGACATCCAGCCTCCCATCAGCCCTTTACACCTAGCT GCATATCACGGACACCACCATGCTCTTGATGTTCTGGTCCAGTCTCTGTTGGATTTAGATGTCAGGACGCCTCAAGGTCACACACCTCTGGGTCTGGCTGCGTTTAAAGGCCATGTGGAGTGTGTGAATATTCTGGTGAATCAGGGTTCATCCACACTGCTGAAGGACTACACACACAAGAGATGTCCCATACACTCCGCAG CTATGAACGGTCACAGTGAATGTCTGCGTCTGCTCATCAATAACACAGATCAGGAAACAGACGTTGATATACGAGACAGCAAGGGACA GACTCCTCTGATGTTGGCGGTCCTGGGTGGGCACACAGATTGTGTTTATCTCCTGCTGAGTAAAGGAGCCAGTGTTGAGGCCAGAGATAAACGGGGCAGGACGGCTCTCCATCGCGGG GCGGTAATGGGACATGAGGAGTGTGTCGAGGCATTGTTACGAAACAGATCCAGTCTGTTGGTTCAGGACAGTAGGGGGCGCTCTCCTCTACACTTGGCAGCTGCGTGCGGACACGTCGGGGTCCTGAGGACCCTCCTGAAAGCAGCACAGTCTCAGAGCATCATCCCTGTCACCGAAGACAACTGCTGTTACACACCGCTACATTGGGCGTGTTACAACG GTCATGACGCTTGCGTTGAGCTCATTTTACAACAGGAAGAGTTTCGTCATATGGAGGGAAACTCGTTCAGTCCGCTTCACTGCGCTGT TATTAATGATAATGCGTCCGCAGCAGATATGTTGATAGAAATTTTAGGTCCAGGTATTGTAAACGCCCCAGACTGTCAGTCCAG GACTCCGCTGCACGCCGCAGCGTTCACAGATCACGTTGAGTGTTTACAACTTCTTTTGGGACACAGCGCTCAGGTGAACCCCGTCGATGCTTTGGGCAAAACTCCTCTCATGATGGCAGCTGAAAACGGACAGACCAACGCTGTAG AGCTTCTGGTGAGCGGTGCGAGAGCCGATCTCACCCTGCAGGACGCAAACCGAAACACAGCCCTGCATCTGGCCTGCAGTAAG GGTCATGAAACTAGTGCCTTGTTAATCCTTGAGAAGATCAGAGATAGAAACCTCATTAACTCTACAAACGCATCACTGCAGAC GCCATTACACATCGCTGCTCGGAACGGTCTCACTGTGGTCGTGCAGGAGCTTCTGGCTAAAGGATCGAGTGTCCTCGCTGTGGATAAAAACG GTTATACTCCAGCTTTGGCTTGTGCCCCGAACAGAGATGTGGCAGATTGTTTGGCGCTGATACTCGCCAACATGATCCCCGTCTCCCCCAGCAGTACCGGCACCATGTCAGACCTCACGTTTTCCAGCATCAACCACTTCTCCAGCTCATCAAAGACTGCGACCTTTGACTCTTTGCCCACCCTGCGGTCCAAACACGTCTCTTATCGCAACTTCAACAGCCTGGCCCGCGAAGACGGCCTTCTAGTCCACGATGATGAACTCAATGATTCAGACTCAGAGACGTATTGA
- the ankrd28a gene encoding serine/threonine-protein phosphatase 6 regulatory ankyrin repeat subunit A isoform X1, producing the protein MRSERISRVCIVVLEEVDDDESAPLHSKTTQDHITQNSSQDEKSSLIKAIFNTDLDEVRSLIFKKEDVNVQDSEKRTPLHAAAYLGDAEILELLILSGARVNAKDNKWLTPLHRAVASCSEEAVRVLLKHSADVNARDKNWQTPLHVAAANKALRCSEVLVPLISNVNVSDRAGRTALHHAAFSGHTEMVQLLLSNGANINAFDKKDRRAVHWAAYMGHLEVMKLLVSHGAEVCCKDKKSYTPLHAAASSGMINVVKYLLHLGVDINQTNAYGNTPLHMACYNGQDVVVNELIDAGADVNQMNEKGFSPLHFTAASRQGALCLELLTASGANMNIKSKDGKTPLHMAAIHGRYSRSQAVIQNGADINCQDVKGNSPLHIAARYGHELLINTLLANGANAAQRGIHGMFPLHLAALSGFSDCCRKLLTSGFDIDTPDDFGRTCLHAAAAGGNLECLNLLLNAGADFNRKDSFGRTALHYAAVNCMYRCLFALVGSGASVNERDIRGCGPLHYTAAVDSHGKCVEYLLRNDANPGLRDKDGYNVVHYASAYGHRVCLELIANETPLEVLMDKSASDIINDSDIQPPISPLHLAAYHGHHHALDVLVQSLLDLDVRTPQGHTPLGLAAFKGHVECVNILVNQGSSTLLKDYTHKRCPIHSAAMNGHSECLRLLINNTDQETDVDIRDSKGQTPLMLAVLGGHTDCVYLLLSKGASVEARDKRGRTALHRGAVMGHEECVEALLRNRSSLLVQDSRGRSPLHLAAACGHVGVLRTLLKAAQSQSIIPVTEDNCCYTPLHWACYNGHDACVELILQQEEFRHMEGNSFSPLHCAVINDNASAADMLIEILGPGIVNAPDCQSRTPLHAAAFTDHVECLQLLLGHSAQVNPVDALGKTPLMMAAENGQTNAVELLVSGARADLTLQDANRNTALHLACSKGHETSALLILEKIRDRNLINSTNASLQTPLHIAARNGLTVVVQELLAKGSSVLAVDKNGYTPALACAPNRDVADCLALILANMIPVSPSSTGTMSDLTFSSINHFSSSSKTATFDSLPTLRSKHVSYRNFNSLAREDGLLVHDDELNDSDSETY; encoded by the exons GACAGCGAGAAGAGGACGCCGCTTCACGCTGCTGCATACCTGGGTGATGCTGAGATATTAGAGCTGCTCATTCTGTCAG GGGCGAGAGTAAATGCTAAAGATAATAAATGGCTCACTCCCCTTCATCGGGCCGTGGCATCCTGTAGTGAG GAGGCCGTACGGGTGTTGTTAAAGCATTCTGCAGACGTCAATGCACGAGACAAAAACTGGCAGACGCCGCTGCATGTGGCCGCAGCCAATAAGGCGCTGCGCTGCTCTGAAGTGTTGGTCCCATTGATAAGCAACGTTAATGTGTCGGACAGGGCTGGACGGACAGCACTGCATCACGCTGCCTTCAGCGGACACACAGAG ATGGTTCAACTCCTGCTGTCTAATGGTGCAAACATCAATGCCTTTGATAAGAAAGACAGACGAGCTGTTCATTGGGCTGCATATATGG GTCATCTTGAAGTGATGAAGTTGTTGGTGTCTCACGGTGCTGAGGTTTGCTGTAAGGATAAGAAGTCTTACACGCCCCTTCACGCCGCCGCCTCCAGTGGAATGATCAATGTGGTCAAATACCTGCTGCATCTGGGTGTGGAT ATCAACCAGACGAATGCGTATGGAAACACCCCACTGCACATGGCCTGTTATAATGGACAGGATGTTGTTGTGAATGAGCTGATAGATGCAGGTGCTGATGTAAATCAGATGAATGAGAAGGGATTTTCCCCACTGCACTTCACCGCTGCATCCCGCCAGGGGGCGCTGTGTCTGGAGCTGCTCACGGCCAGCGGTGCCAATATGAACATTAAG AGTAAAGATGGTAAAACGCCTCTCCACATGGCCGCCATTCATGGGCGATACTCCCGATCTCAGGCTGTCATTCAGAACG GGGCAGATATCAACTGTCAAGACGTGAAGGGTAATTCTCCACTTCACATAGCGGCACGATACGGCCACGAGCTGCTCATCAACACGCTCCTGGCGAACGGTGCGAACGCGGCCCA GCGGGGCATCCATGGCATGTTTCCACTGCACCTGGCAGCGCTAAGCGGATTTTCTGACTGCTGTCGCAAACTTCTCACCTCAG GTTTTGACATCGACACGCCCGATGACTTTGGCAGGACGTGTTTGCATGCGGCAGCCGCAGGAGG GAATCTTGAATGTTTAAATCTGTTACTGAACGCCGGTGCAGACTTCAACAGGAAGGACAGCTTTGGGAG GACGGCGCTGCATTACGCTGCTGTTAACTGTATGTATCGGTGTTTGTTTGCTTTGGTCGGTTCGGGTGCGAGCGTGAATGAGCGAGACATCAGAGGCTGTGGTCCGCTGCATTACACTGCTGCTGTGGACTCGCACGGCAA GTGTGTGGAGTATCTGTTGAGGAATGATGCTAATCCGGGTCTCAGGGATAAAGACGGATACAACGTTGTTCACTACGCCTCAGCTTATGGCCACAGGGTCTGTCTGGAGCTG ATTGCCAATGAAACGCCATTAGAAGTG CTGATGGACAAATCTGCGTCTGACATCATAAATGATTCAGACATCCAGCCTCCCATCAGCCCTTTACACCTAGCT GCATATCACGGACACCACCATGCTCTTGATGTTCTGGTCCAGTCTCTGTTGGATTTAGATGTCAGGACGCCTCAAGGTCACACACCTCTGGGTCTGGCTGCGTTTAAAGGCCATGTGGAGTGTGTGAATATTCTGGTGAATCAGGGTTCATCCACACTGCTGAAGGACTACACACACAAGAGATGTCCCATACACTCCGCAG CTATGAACGGTCACAGTGAATGTCTGCGTCTGCTCATCAATAACACAGATCAGGAAACAGACGTTGATATACGAGACAGCAAGGGACA GACTCCTCTGATGTTGGCGGTCCTGGGTGGGCACACAGATTGTGTTTATCTCCTGCTGAGTAAAGGAGCCAGTGTTGAGGCCAGAGATAAACGGGGCAGGACGGCTCTCCATCGCGGG GCGGTAATGGGACATGAGGAGTGTGTCGAGGCATTGTTACGAAACAGATCCAGTCTGTTGGTTCAGGACAGTAGGGGGCGCTCTCCTCTACACTTGGCAGCTGCGTGCGGACACGTCGGGGTCCTGAGGACCCTCCTGAAAGCAGCACAGTCTCAGAGCATCATCCCTGTCACCGAAGACAACTGCTGTTACACACCGCTACATTGGGCGTGTTACAACG GTCATGACGCTTGCGTTGAGCTCATTTTACAACAGGAAGAGTTTCGTCATATGGAGGGAAACTCGTTCAGTCCGCTTCACTGCGCTGT TATTAATGATAATGCGTCCGCAGCAGATATGTTGATAGAAATTTTAGGTCCAGGTATTGTAAACGCCCCAGACTGTCAGTCCAG GACTCCGCTGCACGCCGCAGCGTTCACAGATCACGTTGAGTGTTTACAACTTCTTTTGGGACACAGCGCTCAGGTGAACCCCGTCGATGCTTTGGGCAAAACTCCTCTCATGATGGCAGCTGAAAACGGACAGACCAACGCTGTAG AGCTTCTGGTGAGCGGTGCGAGAGCCGATCTCACCCTGCAGGACGCAAACCGAAACACAGCCCTGCATCTGGCCTGCAGTAAG GGTCATGAAACTAGTGCCTTGTTAATCCTTGAGAAGATCAGAGATAGAAACCTCATTAACTCTACAAACGCATCACTGCAGAC GCCATTACACATCGCTGCTCGGAACGGTCTCACTGTGGTCGTGCAGGAGCTTCTGGCTAAAGGATCGAGTGTCCTCGCTGTGGATAAAAACG GTTATACTCCAGCTTTGGCTTGTGCCCCGAACAGAGATGTGGCAGATTGTTTGGCGCTGATACTCGCCAACATGATCCCCGTCTCCCCCAGCAGTACCGGCACCATGTCAGACCTCACGTTTTCCAGCATCAACCACTTCTCCAGCTCATCAAAGACTGCGACCTTTGACTCTTTGCCCACCCTGCGGTCCAAACACGTCTCTTATCGCAACTTCAACAGCCTGGCCCGCGAAGACGGCCTTCTAGTCCACGATGATGAACTCAATGATTCAGACTCAGAGACGTATTGA
- the btd gene encoding biotinidase: MSVRVLRTAGFVLLCLTGLQLIRAEDYLSYVAAVYEHRVLLNPEPRVLLERRSALEHIDRNLRVFEEQTAEAARQGAQIIVFPEDAIHGFNYTRASIAGYLETVPDPQEVTWCPCAEPDRFPDTEVLQRLSCMAHENRIFVVANMASRQSCDRSTDLHCPVDGRYQFNTNVVFSDNGTIVARYHKQNLYFEAAFDTPPKSEYVTFTTPFAGRFGVFTCFDILFREPAVTLVKDMGIRQIVYPTAWMNQLPLLAAVQFQRAFSHAAGVTLLAANIQASEYGMTGSGIFTPWDSIIHHDTEGNSGKLLVLRVPVLDPAFIGKSLAGPTLVPFSVYSTNNLSSEEPGKAHVWPTSYKESDVGYCHKDPDCKENADSPLTFTSIMMYDNFTLVPLQENKGNLTICSGSLCCHLLFERSHTDEFYALGVFNGLHVVHGTYYLEVCALVRCTGLHHSSCGGETEYAHTLMDFRLDGTFSTRHVFPGILGSGMNLEIPDHCGWESRGNFYMSRRGMTTGLVTAMLYGRLYEKDDV; encoded by the exons TCTTATGTAGCTGCTGTGTACGAGCACCGTGTGCTCCTCAACCCGGAGCCCAGAGTCCTGCTGGAGCGCAGATCAGCACTGGAGCATATAGACCGAAACCTGCGCGTATTTGAAGAACAGACCGCAGAGGCCGCACGACAG GGCGCCCAGATCATAGTATTTCCAGAAGATGCCATCCACGGGTTCAACTACACCAGAGCTTCCATCGCTGGGTACCTGGAAACGGTTCCTGACCCCCAAGAGGTCACGTGGTGTCCATGTGCTGAACCAGACCGATTTCCAGACACTGAG GTCCTCCAGAGACTCAGCTGTATGGCACATGAGAATCGTATTTTTGTCGTGGCTAACATGGCTTCCCGTCAGAGCTGCGACAGATCCACAGATCTTCACTGCCCTGTAGACGGACGGTATCAGTTTAACACTAACGTAGTGTTCAGCGACAACGGCACCATTGTAGCTCGATATCACAAACAGAACTTGTACTTTGAGGCTGCGTTTGATACGCCACCCAAGTCCGAGTACGTCACATTCACCACACCTTTTGCTGGTCGATTCGGGGTGTTTACGTGCTTTGATATTCTGTTTCGTGAGCCGGCAGTGACCCTGGTGAAAGACATGGGCATCAGACAGATCGTCTATCCAACCGCGTGGATGAACCAGCTCCCCCTACTGGCCGCAGTGCAGTTCCAGCGCGCATTCTCTCACGCTGCTGGTGTCACGCTGCTGGCCGCCAACATCCAGGCCTCTGAGTACGGCATGACGGGCAGTGGGATCTTCACGCCGTGGGACTCTATCATTCATCACGACACAGAGGGGAATTCTGGGAAACTTCTGGTACTCAGAGTACCGGTGCTGGATCCAGCCTTCATTGGGAAAAGTTTGGCCGGGCCAACACTGGTGCCGTTTTCTGTGTATTCAACAAATAATCTGAGCTCAGAAGAACCAGGAAAGGCTCATGTGTGGCCTACAAGTTACAAAGAGAGTGATGTTGGATACTGCCATAAAGACCCTGACTGTAAAGAAAATGCAGATAGTCCCTTAACCTTCACCTCCATAATGATGTACGATAATTTCACATTGGTGCCTTTACAAGAAAATAAAGGGAATCTTACCATTTGTAGCGGCTCACTGTGTTGCCATCTGCTGTTTGAGAGGTCACACACAGATGAGTTTTATGCTTTAGGAGTTTTTAATGGTCTGCATGTTGTGCATGGGACGTATTACCTGGAGGTTTGTGCCCTGGTAAGATGCACGGGTCTGCATCACAGCAGCTGTGGAGGAGAAACCGAATACGCTCATACGCTGATGGACTTTAGGCTGGACGGGACATTTTCGACCCGTCATGTTTTTCCTGGAATTCTGGGCAGCGGGATGAATCTGGAGATTCCGGATCATTGCGGCTGGGAGAGCAGAGGTAATTTTTACATGAGCCGGAGGGGGATGACTACAGGGCTGGTGACGGCAATGCTGTATGGAAGATTGTATGAGAAGGATGATGTATAA